The following coding sequences lie in one Chelmon rostratus isolate fCheRos1 chromosome 2, fCheRos1.pri, whole genome shotgun sequence genomic window:
- the inka2 gene encoding PAK4-inhibitor INKA2, translating into MEQRLSKPESKNMDACLRRLKQELVSMKEAGDGLHAQMNSMMGALQELKLLQVQTALENLDISGRPINRGLPHPPPPAAPEAAATAALTTGSQTMPEEPSQSPRPSLESRYTFSRDDRSPSQNRSSLGTSSSSASSLESESERSERSERSERSKRSARSARSENDLESIPRRWSGYAAPQVDFYGPMVGNPPPGPYLHPQAPHHAQVVDLPGILYSLSREGPSLDSDYSQDSTDDGSDWTSSLMSRSRNRQPLVLGDNVFADLVGNWLDLPEVEREEGEEEERRKRREERIADGGADRPDTPAHPLRLSRSQEICRKFSLTTNIFKKFLRSVRPDRDKLLKERPGWMAPELPEGDLFKRPKKLVPKSAKGSFYLPFWANGQQGKGRLCPHLAEAERNHQHHFPQVHQQPFSGIYLDRRQPETGLEKMQPLFDYNTAVWV; encoded by the coding sequence GAGATGGCCTCCACGCTCAGATGAATTCAATGATGGGAGCCCTCCAGGAACTCAAGCTCCTTCAGGTTCAGACAGCGCTAGAAAACCTCGACATTTCGGGTCGACCCATTAACCGAGGACTCCCACATCCTCCTCCGCCAGCTGCTCCTGaggcagcagctacagcagctttGACCACAGGCAGCCAAACCATGCCCGAGGAGCCCAGCCAGAGTCCGAGGCCGTCTCTGGAGAGCAGATACACCTTCAGTCGAGATGATAGGAGCCCGTCTCAAAACAGAAGCAGCCTGGGAACCTCGTCTTCCTCGGCATCCAGCCTTgagagtgagagcgagagaagTGAGAGAAGCGAGAGAAGTGAAAGAAGCAAGAGAAGCGCACGAAGCGCGAGAAGCGAGAATGACCTTGAGTCTATACCCAGGAGGTGGTCAGGGTACGCTGCCCCGCAGGTGGATTTCTATGGACCAATGGTGGGAAACCCTCCACCAGGGCCCTACCTTCATCCACAGGCTCCCCATCATGCTCAGGTGGTGGACCTGCCTGGGATCCTGTACAGCCTTTCTAGGGAGGGCCCTTCATTGGACAGCGACTACTCCCAGGACAGCACAGACGACGGCAGCGACTGGACTTCTTCGCTCATGAGCCGCAGCCGCAACCGTCAGCCCTTAGTGCTGGGGGACAACGTCTTCGCCGACCTCGTGGGCAACTGGCTGGACCTGCCCGAGgtggagagggaagagggagaagaagaggagaggaggaagaggagagaggagaggatagcGGACGGAGGGGCGGACAGACCGGACACCCCAGCTCACCCTCTCCGGCTCAGCCGCTCGCAGGAGATCTGCAGGAAGTTCTCCTTAACCACAAACATCTTCAAGAAGTTCCTGCGCAGCGTCCGGCCCGACAGGGACAAGCTGCTCAAAGAGAGACCCGGCTGGATGGCTCCTGAGCTGCCAGAGGGCGACCTCTTCAAAAGGCCGAAGAAACTGGTTCCTAAAAGCGCAAAAGGCAGCTTCTACCTGCCGTTCTGGGCAAACGGACAGCAGGGCAAAGGCAGGCTGTGCCCGCATTtggctgaagcagagaggaaccACCAACACCACTTCCCCCAGGTCCACCAGCAGCCATTCTCTGGGATTTATTTAGACAGGAGACAGCCAGAGACTGGTCTGGAGAAAATGCAGCCCTTGTTTGACTACAACACAGCTGTGTGGGTCTGA